AGCCAGAACTGATCTATGGTCTGCACACCGTGCGTGAGGCTTTGCGCGCCGGCTCTCGGCCGCTTCAGAGGCTGCTCATGCTGCGAACTGATCGACAGTTTGCGGACCTTCTCCATCTTGCCAAGGCAAAGCGGATCCCCGTCCACATTGAACCTCCGCCTGTCTTCGATCGATTGGTGCCGAGCGGACACCACCAGGGAGTGATCGCGCTCATCGCGGCGAAATTCTACGACACGACTGAGCAGATTCTTGAGCAGGCGAAGACGAGAGGGGAGCCACCATTTCTCGTCCTCCTTGACGGAGTTGAAGATCCCCACAACTTGGGCGCGGTCTTGCGGACGGCCGAAGCAGCTGGTGTCCACGGGGTGTTCATTCCGGAACGCCGTGCAGTCGGCCTGACATCAGTGGTGGCAAAGGTATCAGCTGGGGCGCTCGATCACATCTCCGTCGGACGCGTGGGCAACCTGATTCGTTTGATTCAGAGCCTCAAAGAGACAGGCCTGTGGGTCTACGGATTGGATCCACAGGCGAAAAAGCTCCATACCGATATCGACCTGACCGGGCCGATTGCGTTAGTGCTTGGTGGCGAAGGGGAAGGGATTCGTTCTAGTGTGTTGGGGGAATGCGACGACCGTATCAGGATCCGGATGCAGGGCCGCGTCCAGTCGCTGAATGTCTCAGCTGCAGCGGCCGTCGCGTTATTCGAAGTGGTCCGTCAGCGACGCGGCGGCGCCGTTTAAGCGGTGAGGCCTACCGAACTTTGATCGTCCCGTCTTGAATCGCGGATTTGAGCAGTTGAGCGGTGTTCGACACGCGCATCTTTTTCATCA
The nucleotide sequence above comes from Nitrospirota bacterium. Encoded proteins:
- the rlmB gene encoding 23S rRNA (guanosine(2251)-2'-O)-methyltransferase RlmB — encoded protein: MIYGLHTVREALRAGSRPLQRLLMLRTDRQFADLLHLAKAKRIPVHIEPPPVFDRLVPSGHHQGVIALIAAKFYDTTEQILEQAKTRGEPPFLVLLDGVEDPHNLGAVLRTAEAAGVHGVFIPERRAVGLTSVVAKVSAGALDHISVGRVGNLIRLIQSLKETGLWVYGLDPQAKKLHTDIDLTGPIALVLGGEGEGIRSSVLGECDDRIRIRMQGRVQSLNVSAAAAVALFEVVRQRRGGAV